Proteins encoded within one genomic window of Marinobacter halotolerans:
- a CDS encoding ClpXP protease specificity-enhancing factor — MTSSRPYLVRAFNEWVLDNDCTPYIVVDAGVQGVQVPTEHVANGQIVLNISPGAVRGLVIGNGSLEFSARFGGVPMQVFIPLQAVMAIYAKENGEGMVFGSEPGSPDPDGDGKKEKDSGKKDGNGGDRPSGRPTLKVVK; from the coding sequence ATGACATCAAGCCGTCCTTACCTTGTCCGGGCCTTCAATGAGTGGGTGCTGGACAACGACTGCACCCCCTACATAGTGGTGGACGCTGGAGTCCAGGGCGTGCAGGTGCCTACCGAGCATGTCGCGAACGGTCAGATTGTTCTCAACATCAGTCCGGGCGCGGTGCGGGGGCTGGTCATCGGAAATGGTTCACTGGAGTTCAGCGCTCGTTTTGGCGGCGTCCCCATGCAGGTCTTCATTCCCTTGCAGGCGGTGATGGCAATCTATGCCAAAGAAAACGGCGAAGGCATGGTATTTGGCAGTGAGCCTGGCTCGCCCGATCCGGATGGTGACGGCAAGAAAGAGAAAGACTCCGGGAAGAAAGACGGTAATGGCGGTGATCGGCCGTCTGGCAGGCCCACACTGAAGGTCGTGAAGTAG
- a CDS encoding SIS domain-containing protein, which yields MSNSEQQISQCFATHMEHIAQAASSTTTSIDKAADALVNTLLTDGKILTCANGNANILAQYFCTALLNRYDHDRPALPAINLGADATTYSAICRDNRFNDTFSRQVRAIGKPSDLLLVIVDDGHKANLIQAIQVAHDREMTVVVLSAKEKTDITSLLHPEDHEIALDNLSPSAASPILLLIINALCSLIDDKIFGS from the coding sequence ATGAGCAACTCCGAACAACAGATCAGCCAGTGCTTCGCCACCCACATGGAGCACATCGCCCAGGCGGCCAGCTCGACCACCACAAGCATCGACAAGGCCGCAGACGCGTTGGTGAATACCCTGCTGACGGATGGAAAAATCCTCACCTGCGCCAACGGCAATGCCAACATTCTGGCCCAGTATTTCTGCACGGCGCTTCTCAATCGTTACGATCACGACAGACCGGCTTTACCCGCTATCAACCTCGGCGCCGATGCCACAACCTATTCCGCCATCTGCCGGGACAATCGTTTCAACGATACGTTTTCACGTCAGGTAAGAGCCATCGGGAAGCCTTCGGATCTGCTGTTGGTCATCGTCGACGACGGGCACAAAGCCAACTTGATACAGGCCATCCAGGTCGCCCATGACCGTGAAATGACGGTGGTCGTGCTCAGCGCCAAGGAAAAAACGGACATCACCTCGTTGCTGCATCCGGAAGATCATGAGATTGCCCTGGACAACCTGTCGCCGTCTGCCGCAAGCCCGATACTGCTGCTGATTATCAACGCCCTGTGTTCCCTGATCGACGACAAAATTTTTGGCAGCTAA
- a CDS encoding YraN family protein: MDGETTSRKATGDQAEGVAARYLAQRGVQVLERNVYNRGGEIDLIGRDDDTLVFFEVRYRGSGSLAGAAESITPAKQKRLLNAVKFYLHRHRLWEADARIDVVAIAPGEKKRYRIQWIKNAIQA, translated from the coding sequence ATGGATGGCGAGACAACCAGCCGCAAGGCAACCGGTGACCAGGCAGAAGGCGTCGCGGCCCGGTACCTTGCTCAACGCGGCGTTCAGGTTCTGGAAAGAAACGTTTACAACCGGGGCGGAGAAATAGACCTGATCGGACGCGATGATGACACTCTGGTGTTTTTCGAGGTCAGGTACCGTGGCTCGGGGAGTCTTGCAGGTGCCGCGGAATCCATAACCCCGGCGAAGCAAAAACGACTGCTCAACGCCGTCAAATTCTACCTGCACCGGCACCGTCTCTGGGAAGCCGATGCACGCATTGATGTCGTCGCCATTGCCCCGGGTGAGAAAAAGCGATATCGGATACAATGGATTAAAAACGCTATCCAGGCCTGA
- a CDS encoding penicillin-binding protein activator, with amino-acid sequence MTTSNLYSRFPAAFLAFVLLLSGCASVNLNSFNAPTASEALDAADSESDRNLAHAYLLREADQFLARKQPEDARTILQSNQLTGLNETNLKTQRLLAMETAVTLEDSAWARQIASDVAPDYFLNYDREQLSRAANLQADTYQLAKRPSRAAITLILLAESDTSADNQALHNRIWSNLKETPDSTLASETGQAIGYESQGWFELASILRDSELTIEQQGRAIRRWQDNWPGHPAATTLPEELRLIASLAESRPEKIAMALPLGGPLASAGAAIRDGFFAAYFEDSGNDQSKVSVRVVNTHNRPFEELYKELVTEDYDLIVGPLEKEALTTLAEMNTLPVPVLGLNYLPEGIEAPSGLYQFGLSAEDEARQIADRMIKQDLTQILALIPMGNWGDRLEQALLERLNEKDGIALNIERYFREDNLRAVTADLLGITVSRERAIAVERTIGMDVEFEPRRRQDADGIVMIAEPTIARQFKPLFAFYFGGDLPVYSSSMIYEGSPDPSRDHDLNDVTFTDTPWMLANTNPFRKTTQNAMPEVTGQIGRLFAMGADAWTLANQLPLLRYMDNAFVNGQTGVLTMAPDGSIHREQLWARFENGVPVLLTQEPELEEASKEPVSLESVLESGLRVN; translated from the coding sequence ATGACCACATCCAATCTTTACTCCCGATTTCCAGCCGCTTTTCTGGCTTTTGTCCTTTTGCTGTCCGGCTGTGCCAGCGTCAATCTGAATTCCTTCAACGCACCGACCGCCAGCGAGGCGCTCGACGCCGCTGACAGCGAATCAGACCGGAATCTTGCCCACGCCTATCTGCTACGAGAGGCCGACCAGTTCCTGGCCCGCAAACAGCCGGAAGACGCCCGGACCATACTACAGAGCAACCAGCTGACCGGGCTCAATGAAACCAACCTGAAAACGCAGCGCCTGCTGGCGATGGAAACCGCAGTGACGCTTGAAGATTCAGCCTGGGCCCGCCAGATCGCTTCCGATGTCGCTCCGGACTATTTTCTGAACTATGACAGAGAACAACTCAGCCGTGCCGCCAACCTTCAGGCCGACACCTACCAGCTGGCTAAACGGCCGTCCAGAGCCGCCATCACACTGATTCTTCTCGCAGAGTCCGACACAAGCGCGGACAACCAGGCGCTGCACAACCGCATCTGGAGCAACCTGAAGGAAACGCCCGACAGCACACTGGCCAGTGAAACCGGCCAGGCCATCGGCTATGAATCCCAGGGCTGGTTTGAACTGGCCAGCATTCTCCGGGACAGCGAATTAACCATTGAACAGCAGGGACGCGCCATCCGGCGCTGGCAGGACAACTGGCCGGGCCATCCCGCGGCCACCACCCTGCCCGAGGAACTCCGGCTAATCGCGAGCCTGGCAGAGAGCCGTCCAGAGAAGATCGCCATGGCGCTGCCGCTGGGAGGCCCGCTGGCCAGCGCCGGCGCCGCCATCCGCGACGGTTTTTTTGCCGCCTATTTCGAAGACAGCGGCAACGACCAATCCAAAGTCAGCGTCCGCGTGGTAAACACCCACAACCGCCCGTTTGAGGAGCTCTATAAAGAGCTGGTCACTGAAGACTATGACCTGATAGTCGGCCCCCTGGAGAAAGAGGCACTGACCACGCTGGCGGAAATGAACACCCTGCCGGTACCGGTTCTTGGCCTCAACTATCTTCCCGAAGGTATCGAAGCGCCCTCCGGTCTGTATCAGTTCGGACTGTCCGCAGAGGATGAAGCACGCCAGATTGCCGACCGCATGATCAAACAGGATCTGACCCAGATACTGGCCCTGATTCCCATGGGTAACTGGGGAGACCGCCTGGAGCAGGCACTTCTCGAGCGACTGAACGAAAAGGACGGAATTGCGCTGAATATCGAGCGCTATTTTCGCGAAGACAACCTCAGAGCCGTCACCGCTGATCTTCTGGGCATCACCGTATCCAGAGAAAGAGCAATCGCCGTTGAGCGCACCATCGGCATGGACGTGGAGTTTGAACCCAGGCGCCGCCAGGACGCCGATGGCATCGTGATGATTGCCGAACCAACCATCGCGCGACAGTTCAAACCACTATTTGCCTTCTATTTCGGTGGAGATCTGCCGGTATATTCTTCGTCCATGATCTACGAGGGTAGCCCGGACCCCTCCCGGGATCACGACCTGAACGACGTCACCTTCACCGACACGCCATGGATGCTTGCAAACACCAACCCTTTCCGGAAAACCACACAAAATGCCATGCCGGAAGTCACCGGCCAGATCGGCCGACTTTTTGCGATGGGCGCCGACGCCTGGACACTGGCCAATCAACTGCCACTGCTCCGCTACATGGACAATGCCTTCGTAAACGGCCAGACCGGCGTACTGACCATGGCGCCCGACGGCAGCATTCATCGGGAACAACTCTGGGCCAGGTTTGAAAATGGCGTTCCCGTTCTGCTGACACAGGAGCCAGAACTTGAGGAAGCCTCAAAGGAACCAGTCAGCCTCGAGTCGGTGCTAGAGAGCGGTTTGAGAGTGAACTGA
- the rsmI gene encoding 16S rRNA (cytidine(1402)-2'-O)-methyltransferase: protein MSSEIQISESSGTLYIVATPIGNLDDLSSRAIAVLSRVSLVAAEDTRHSGRMLQALGVDTRMLALHDHNERDRTGQVMQRLEEGQDVALISDAGTPLISDPGFILVREARAKGIRVSPVPGPCAIVAALCAAGLPTDRFAFEGFLPSKKGARVAVLEKLASETATLVFYESPHRILEATADIAEVMGANRELVIARELTKTFETFYSGGAAEILETLKADPHGSRGEFVVMIRGAEKDAGDAGMEEVDRLLKLLLTELPVKKAAKLVAEMTGRAKNELYQRALSFKED, encoded by the coding sequence GTGAGTTCCGAAATTCAAATTTCCGAGTCCAGCGGTACCCTCTATATCGTCGCAACACCCATTGGCAATCTGGATGACCTTTCGTCCCGGGCTATCGCCGTGCTCTCGCGTGTGTCCCTGGTGGCGGCGGAGGATACCCGCCATAGCGGCCGCATGCTTCAGGCTCTCGGAGTCGACACGCGGATGCTGGCGCTGCACGATCACAATGAGCGTGACCGGACGGGGCAGGTGATGCAGCGTCTTGAGGAAGGGCAGGACGTTGCCTTGATATCCGATGCCGGCACGCCACTGATATCGGACCCCGGGTTCATCCTGGTGCGGGAAGCGCGGGCGAAGGGTATCAGGGTGTCTCCGGTTCCGGGGCCTTGTGCCATCGTGGCGGCCTTGTGCGCCGCAGGGCTGCCGACTGACCGATTTGCCTTTGAAGGCTTCCTGCCCTCAAAAAAAGGGGCGCGGGTGGCGGTGCTTGAAAAACTTGCCAGTGAAACCGCAACGCTGGTGTTCTATGAATCGCCCCACCGTATTCTCGAGGCAACCGCCGACATCGCGGAGGTTATGGGCGCGAATCGTGAACTGGTCATTGCCCGGGAGCTGACAAAAACCTTTGAGACCTTCTATTCCGGTGGCGCTGCGGAGATTCTCGAAACTCTGAAGGCGGATCCCCATGGCAGCCGAGGGGAATTCGTCGTCATGATTCGCGGAGCAGAAAAAGACGCGGGCGACGCCGGAATGGAGGAGGTCGACCGCCTCCTGAAACTGCTGTTAACCGAGTTGCCGGTTAAAAAGGCGGCAAAACTGGTCGCCGAGATGACGGGCCGGGCCAAGAACGAGCTTTATCAGCGGGCACTTTCGTTCAAGGAAGATTGA
- the mraZ gene encoding division/cell wall cluster transcriptional repressor MraZ produces the protein MSNFLGSHAINMDAKGRLAIPAKVREELAHVCGGRIVLTANADEERCLLVYPEPQWEALRPQIEALPNMNKAARRLQRLMLGHATPLELDSAGRVLVPPTLRSYARLEKKLMLIGQGKKMELWSEERWFQWLDEADGDEEMPPEMEALSL, from the coding sequence ATGAGCAATTTTCTCGGCAGTCATGCCATCAATATGGATGCGAAGGGTCGCCTGGCGATCCCCGCCAAGGTGCGCGAAGAGCTCGCGCACGTTTGTGGCGGGCGCATTGTATTGACAGCCAATGCCGATGAAGAGCGTTGCCTGCTGGTGTATCCGGAGCCTCAGTGGGAGGCGTTGAGGCCACAGATTGAAGCGCTTCCCAACATGAACAAGGCCGCCCGGCGCCTGCAGCGTCTGATGCTGGGCCACGCCACGCCGCTTGAACTGGATTCCGCCGGCCGCGTTCTGGTACCGCCAACCTTGCGCAGCTACGCCCGCCTCGAGAAAAAGCTGATGCTGATCGGGCAGGGCAAAAAGATGGAGCTCTGGAGCGAAGAGCGCTGGTTCCAGTGGCTGGATGAAGCCGATGGCGACGAAGAAATGCCGCCGGAAATGGAGGCTCTGTCCCTATGA
- the rsmH gene encoding 16S rRNA (cytosine(1402)-N(4))-methyltransferase RsmH yields MTAERREDPAEQYRHRSVLLDSAVDFLVTDPGGRYVDGTFGRGGHSRLILERLGETGALLGIDKDPRAIESAKRLSEEDGRFGVFHGSFAGLDQAIDQQGWSAVQGILLDLGVSSPQLDDAERGFSFMRNGPLDMRMNPEQPPSAAQWLAEADEQDIANVIFRYGEERFSRRIARQVVERRKDKPLETTHELAELVAAAVPKKEKHKHPATRTFQAIRIFINRELEDLEAGLEVAVDRLLPGGRLVVISFHSLEDRLVKRFMRDLARGPRLPKGVPVTAEQEESGFRLVGKAMKADAREVDDNVRARSAVMRVLERVDKQNTSQGSA; encoded by the coding sequence ATGACCGCCGAGCGCAGAGAGGATCCGGCGGAGCAGTACCGCCACCGCTCTGTTCTGCTCGACTCCGCCGTCGACTTTCTGGTCACCGACCCGGGCGGTCGTTACGTGGATGGCACTTTCGGCCGGGGTGGGCACAGCCGGCTTATCCTCGAGCGGCTCGGGGAAACGGGTGCGTTACTTGGGATCGATAAAGATCCGCGGGCAATCGAGTCTGCCAAACGCCTGTCTGAAGAAGACGGGCGTTTTGGTGTTTTTCACGGGTCATTTGCTGGGCTTGATCAGGCCATTGACCAGCAGGGTTGGTCCGCGGTGCAGGGAATACTGCTGGACCTGGGGGTTTCCTCGCCCCAGCTGGACGATGCCGAGCGCGGCTTCAGCTTTATGCGGAACGGTCCACTGGACATGCGAATGAACCCTGAGCAACCGCCGAGTGCGGCTCAGTGGTTGGCCGAGGCGGACGAACAGGACATCGCCAACGTTATTTTTCGATATGGAGAGGAGCGTTTCTCTCGCCGTATAGCCCGGCAAGTAGTGGAGCGCCGGAAAGACAAGCCGCTGGAAACAACCCATGAGCTGGCTGAGCTGGTGGCGGCTGCGGTGCCGAAAAAAGAAAAACACAAACATCCCGCAACGAGAACCTTCCAGGCAATCCGGATCTTTATCAACCGTGAGCTGGAAGACCTTGAGGCGGGGCTTGAAGTGGCCGTTGACCGACTTTTGCCGGGCGGACGTCTGGTGGTGATCAGTTTTCATTCGCTGGAAGATCGCCTGGTCAAGCGGTTCATGAGGGATCTGGCCCGCGGTCCGCGACTGCCCAAAGGTGTGCCGGTGACCGCCGAGCAGGAAGAGTCCGGGTTCCGGCTGGTGGGCAAGGCGATGAAAGCCGATGCCCGGGAAGTTGATGACAATGTACGCGCTCGAAGCGCCGTTATGCGGGTACTCGAGCGCGTCGATAAACAGAACACAAGTCAGGGGAGCGCGTAA
- the ftsL gene encoding cell division protein FtsL — protein sequence MGAVAIEQKTRTVRMNRQRVRNGLSTALRLSRQVFVALQQRQAVISAVLVALLMVSALGVVVSAYENRALFNTLSQLQGERDSYRREWSQLLLEQSALSAHGRVERLASEKFGMSVPGKQDIVLVPVSAPLVGSR from the coding sequence ATGGGCGCTGTAGCAATAGAGCAGAAAACCAGGACTGTCCGCATGAACCGGCAACGGGTGCGGAATGGGCTTTCCACGGCGTTACGACTGTCGCGTCAGGTGTTTGTCGCGTTGCAGCAGCGCCAGGCGGTGATTTCGGCGGTGCTGGTGGCGTTGCTTATGGTCTCGGCCCTGGGGGTGGTTGTCAGTGCCTATGAGAACCGGGCGCTGTTCAATACGCTCTCGCAATTGCAGGGCGAGCGCGACAGCTACCGCCGCGAATGGAGCCAGTTGTTGCTGGAGCAGAGCGCGTTAAGTGCTCATGGACGGGTAGAGCGCCTGGCGTCTGAGAAGTTTGGCATGTCGGTGCCAGGTAAGCAGGACATCGTGCTGGTGCCGGTTTCGGCGCCACTTGTCGGTTCCCGATAG
- a CDS encoding peptidoglycan D,D-transpeptidase FtsI family protein, with protein sequence MSEQGKVTTGQRLVAGLKAWRYGTVVGVFLLVVATLAWRLVDLHVVDQEFLSQQGDVRTIRVESIDAHRGMVTDRYGEPLAVSTPVQTIWANPSEIQIDDPRLAVVARQLGMSEGDLRGRIRDYSGREFMFLRRKVQPQLAQQVMEVGMPGIYSRQEYRRYYPAGEVTSHVVGFTDIDESGQEGIELAYNDWLSGERGKKRVLKDNLGRVIKDLTLIRDASPGKNLTLSIDLRLQYLAYRELKAVVTAHNARGGTLVMLDVDTGEVLAMVNQGAYNPNDRSQLTANRLRNKAITDLFEPGSTMKPISMAAALESGRYKASDTIDTAPGYRRFGRFTIRDHRNYGAISLTDVIVKSSNVGISKIANDLGGDVIRNMYARLGIGQPTGIGFPGEAVGVLPAPPKWRPVEEATLSYGYGMSLNALQLAQAYMVLANGGTRYPLSLLELTEKPVGQRVISEKVAYEVRQMLRKVVASGTGTRAQPGFYSAGGKTGTVHLVGKSGYEDSQYKAIFAGMAPIDDPRIVTVVAVDAPQSGEYYGGEVAAPVFARVMGGALRLLNVKPELELGQARKPESAAGERG encoded by the coding sequence GTGTCCGAGCAAGGGAAAGTCACAACAGGACAAAGACTGGTCGCGGGGTTGAAGGCCTGGCGATACGGTACGGTTGTGGGTGTTTTTCTGCTGGTTGTGGCGACTCTGGCCTGGCGGTTGGTTGATCTGCATGTGGTTGACCAGGAGTTTCTGAGTCAGCAGGGGGATGTCCGGACTATTCGGGTTGAGTCGATTGATGCGCATCGGGGCATGGTTACTGACCGATATGGCGAGCCGCTGGCCGTCAGCACGCCGGTTCAAACGATCTGGGCAAATCCGTCAGAGATCCAGATTGATGATCCAAGACTTGCCGTAGTGGCCCGGCAACTGGGAATGTCCGAGGGCGACCTGCGCGGGCGTATTCGTGACTATTCCGGCCGCGAGTTCATGTTCCTGCGCCGTAAGGTTCAGCCGCAATTAGCACAACAGGTGATGGAAGTCGGCATGCCGGGTATTTACAGCCGCCAGGAATACCGTCGTTATTATCCGGCTGGAGAGGTTACCTCCCACGTTGTGGGCTTCACCGACATTGATGAAAGTGGTCAGGAAGGTATCGAGCTCGCCTACAACGACTGGCTGAGCGGCGAGCGCGGCAAGAAGCGGGTGCTGAAAGACAATCTGGGGCGGGTCATCAAGGACCTGACGCTGATCCGGGATGCCAGTCCCGGCAAGAACCTGACCCTGAGCATCGATCTGCGTCTGCAATACCTGGCCTACCGGGAACTCAAGGCCGTGGTCACCGCTCACAATGCCAGAGGTGGAACACTTGTGATGTTGGACGTGGACACCGGTGAGGTTCTGGCGATGGTGAACCAGGGGGCATACAACCCGAATGACCGCAGCCAGCTAACGGCCAATCGCCTGCGTAACAAGGCGATTACCGACCTTTTCGAGCCCGGCTCCACAATGAAGCCGATTTCCATGGCCGCGGCTCTGGAATCCGGCCGCTACAAAGCGTCGGACACCATTGATACAGCCCCGGGCTACCGTCGGTTTGGCCGGTTTACCATTCGTGACCACCGGAACTACGGCGCGATCTCGCTGACCGATGTGATTGTCAAATCAAGCAATGTGGGCATCAGCAAGATAGCCAATGATCTGGGCGGGGATGTCATCCGCAATATGTACGCGCGTCTGGGCATCGGCCAGCCTACGGGTATCGGCTTTCCCGGCGAGGCGGTGGGCGTTTTGCCTGCTCCGCCAAAGTGGCGCCCCGTGGAAGAGGCCACGCTGTCATACGGTTACGGTATGAGTCTGAACGCACTGCAGCTGGCCCAGGCCTACATGGTGCTGGCCAACGGCGGTACCCGCTACCCGTTGAGCCTGCTTGAGCTGACTGAAAAGCCGGTGGGTCAACGTGTTATTTCGGAGAAGGTCGCCTATGAGGTGCGCCAGATGCTTCGCAAGGTCGTGGCAAGCGGAACGGGCACTCGGGCGCAGCCAGGTTTCTATTCGGCCGGTGGTAAAACCGGAACCGTGCACCTGGTGGGCAAGAGTGGGTACGAGGACAGTCAGTACAAGGCAATTTTTGCAGGAATGGCGCCAATTGATGATCCGAGAATCGTCACGGTAGTGGCCGTTGATGCACCCCAGTCCGGTGAGTATTACGGCGGCGAAGTGGCCGCTCCGGTATTTGCCAGGGTCATGGGCGGTGCGCTCAGGCTGCTGAACGTCAAGCCGGAACTGGAGCTGGGGCAGGCGCGAAAGCCTGAATCTGCTGCCGGTGAGCGGGGTTAG